One Odocoileus virginianus isolate 20LAN1187 ecotype Illinois chromosome 4, Ovbor_1.2, whole genome shotgun sequence DNA segment encodes these proteins:
- the PSMG1 gene encoding proteasome assembly chaperone 1 gives MAATFFGEVVRTPCRAGTEDEEEEEEGRRETPEDREVRRQLARKREVRLFRRQTKTSLEVSLLEKHPCSKFIIAVGNNAVAFLSSFVLNSGAWEEVGCAKLWNEWCRTTDTAHLSPAEAFCVFYHLKSNPSVMLCQCSCYVAEDQQYQWLEKVFGSCPRKNMQVTILTCRHVTDYKTSESTSSLHTPFLKALKTQNFKEPPFCSLLEQPNIVHDLPAAVLSYCQVWRIPAVLYLCYTDVMKLDLITVEAFKPVLSSRSLKCLVKNIPQSTEILKKLMTTNEIQSNIYT, from the exons ATGGCTGCTACGTTCTTCGGAGAGGTGGTGCGGACGCCGTGCCGAGCCGGGacggaggacgaggaggaggaagaggaggggaggagggagactcCCGAGGATAGGGAGGTCCGGCGTCAGCTGGCGCGGAAGAG GGAGGTGCGGCTCTTTAGAAGACAGACAAAAACAAGTTTGGAAGTTTCTCTGCTGGAAAAACATCCTTGCTCCAAGTTTATAATTGCAGTAGGAAATAATGCAGtag CGTTTTTGTCGTCATTTGTCTTGAATTCAGGAGCCTGGGAAGAAGTTGGTTGTGCTAAACTCTGGAATGAGTGGTGTAGGACAACGGACACTGCACACCTTTCCCCCGCAGaggctttttgtgtgttttatcacCTGAAATCGAATCCCTCG GTCATGCTCTGCCAGTGCAGTTGCTACGTGGCCGAAGATCAGCAGTATCAGTGGCTGGAAAAG GTTTTTGGCTCTTGTCCAAGGAAGAATATGCAAGTCACTATTCTCACATGTCGCCATGTTACTGACTATAAAACTTCAGAATCTACCAGCAGCcttcatactcctttcctgaaaGCTCTAAAAACTCAGAATTTCAAGGAGCCTCCCTTCTGTTCACTACTAGAACAACCAAATATTGTCCACGACCTTCCTGCAGCAG TTCTGAGTTACTGTCAGGTATGGAGAATCCCTGCAGTTCTGTACTTGTGTTACACTGATGTGATGAAGTTAGACCTGATCACAGTCGAAGCTTTTAAGCCTGTACTTTCTTCCAGAAGCTTAAAGTGTTTGGTTAAG AATATTCCTCAGAGCACAGAGATACTGAAGAAATTGATGACAACAAATGAGATTCAGAGTAACATTTACACGTGA